The following DNA comes from Parcubacteria group bacterium.
ACCGCAATTTTGCGTCTTACTTGCTCAAAATAAATATCGACGATAACCGTACTCAAAAGAAAAGGAATAAGAATTACCGCGCTATATTTGCTAAGCAATGAAAAACCCAAAAACAACGCGGAAAGAAAAATGAATTTTTTTTCTCTTGTTTTGAGGTAACCTAGAAAAGCAAAAATCGTTCCAGCGGAAAAAGACCAGAGCAAAGAATCGGGATTGACGATTTGCGAGATGCCCAGAAGGATCGGCGAAAGCAAAATGAGGATCGTCGCCCAAAGCGCAATCCATTGATTTTCGCTAAATTTCCAGATAAGCCAAAACAGTACCAAGCAAAATAGTCCATTAAAAATCAAAAGTGGCAATCGAAACAGGAAATGCACTCGCTGGGTTTCTTGAGGGTCATATTTGCGCTCCACCGAATTATCAAGAAATAACCTATCTGCCGGTTTATCTTTAAAAAGAAGCGCACTTCCGGAGATATAAGCCAATGAAATTCCCGGCTTATCGTTTATATAGGTGCCCTCTAAATTTCCCTTTCCTAGGGCGTTCCAGTAACTATAGATGCGCCCATTTTCCGGGTCTTCATACATCCAATAGCGCTCATCGGCCGTTTCAAATCTTGCCAGATGCTGGAGTCCAAAAAAAAGATAAACAAAAAACGCTATCGCCAAAAAGGAAAATAGATAAATTTTATTGGTCATTTTTGCCATAACTATAAAAAAACGATCTCAATAGGTTTTTCAATTCTGTTTGTATCATATATCAATTATTACCAGCAGTCCAATGAGTTTTTTCGCGTTAGTTTTATGTTTATGGCCAACTAGTGTATACTAAATCAGGACTTACGCGTTTGCCCGAGTCAGCCGTATTTTCTAAAAAAACGTGTCTGAGAATGCCTTTTTTCTTCAAAACTTTCCATTGGATGCCATCGATTGAGGGAAAATTTTGAAAAGAAAAAAGAGCGTTCGAGTTATTTTTTTAGAAAATACGGCTGCGAGGTGAAACGCGTAACTCCTATAAATAATGGATTAGGGTAAATTTAAAATAATAACCGACGCTATTTTATGAAGAAAAAAACCTTCATTTTGTTTCTTGGACTAACCACACTTTGCATATTTGTGGGGGTTTTTCCTTGGCAAAAAGTTTTGCGCAAAGAAACCGCAATTCCCCTTTCTTTCCCTCAAGAGCCTCCCTTTGAAATGCCCAATTTTTCTGATCTAAATATTCCAGAAAAAGAATGCCCCATCACGGATTTCGGTGCTAAAAATGATGGCGCAACACTCAATACCCGTGCTTTTAATGACGCAGTCATTGAATGCGCGAACGCTGGCGGAGGCCACGTTATTGTTCCTGCTGGCAAATGGTTGACTGGAGCAATCCACCTCAAAAGTAACATCGATCTGCATTTGGAAAAAGAAGCCGAGATTCTGTTTAGCAAAGATCCGAAAGATTATTTGCCGGTCGTTTTTACGCGCTTTGAGGGCATTGAACTTTTAAATTATTCTCCCTTTATCTATGCTAAAGATTGTGAAAATATTTCTATCAGTGGCACGGGAACACTAGACGGGCAAGGCAAGGAATGGCTCAAATGGAAAGATATCCAAAAAGGCGATGCCCAAAGGCTCTACAAAATGGCCGATGATAACGTGCCCGTGGAAGAAAGAATTTTTGCTCAAAAAGGTGATGCTTTACGACCGTTTTTTGTGGAGTTTGTCAACTGCAAAAATATCCGCCTGCTTGATTTTACCCTAAAAAACAGCCCAATGTGGTCAGTGCATCCGTTGTATAGCGAAAACGTGCTTATTCGTGGCATTCAAATTATTACCGACGGACACAACAACGATGGAATTGTCATTGACTCTTCAAAGTACGTCCTAGTAGATAATACATACTTAGAAACCGGCGATGATTCTATTTCCATAAAATCGGGCGTGGACAAAGACGGCTGGCGCGTCAACCGGCCTTCGGAAAATATCGTCATTCAAAATTCTCGCATGAAAAATGGCCACTCCAGCATTACGATTGGCAGTGAAATGTCAGGCGGAGTCAAGAATATCTACATAAAAGATTGCTCATTCGAAGATTCTGGTCAGGGCGTACGCGTAAAATCTCTGCCGGGACGCGGTGGTTATGTGGAAAACATTTGGGCCGGAGGCATCCAGATGAATAACATTGAAAGTGCCGCTTTGCAATTCGACATGAACTATGACTCTTCCACTAATAAACCTTCCACAAGCGCCTTACCACGAATTGATAATATCTATATCGATCAAATTAATGTTATAGGAAATTCGCCAAAATATTTAGTAAAAATTGACGGTCTACCAGAACAGCCGATAGAAAATGTCACCATAGCTAACGTTACCGCTAAATCAGAAAAAGGCATTGTGATTGGCAATGCCAGGCAAATTGACCTAGTAAATATTGCATTTTCCGCTAAAAAGAAACCTTATTTTCAATTTACTAACGTAACAGAACTAACCCTAGCTAACGCCACTTGCAAAAAAAGCGACTCGAGCTGTGTGGAAATGAAATAAACGCTCAAGTCTTCTCCTTCTAGCCTTTGAAATAATTCGGCGCGTCTTTTGTGATGGTCACGGTATGCGGATGGCTTTCCTTGAAACCGGCATTGGTGATGCGTACAAATTGAGCTTTTTTGACCAGCTCCGCCAGCGTCTTAGCTCCCAAATAACCCATGCCGGAACGCAAACCTCCCGTCAATTGATAGGTAATTTTTTCCAGCGGCCCGCGGTAGATCGTCCGGCCTTCGATGCCTTCTGGTACAAATTTTCCCACTTCTTTCACATTCCCCTGTCCATAACGATCTTTCGAACCGCGGAGCATCGCGCCGAGCGATCCCATCCCGCGATAGGTCTTATACATCAGCCCGTCGAAAAATTCTGTTTCTCCCGGTGATTCTTCCGCACCGGCTAAAAGTCCCCCGAGCATTACTGAACTCGCTCCCAATGCCAGAGCTTTCGTGATATCACCGGAATATTTAATCCCTCCATCAGCGATGATCGGGATGTTGACATTTTTTCCCCGTCCACGGATCGCTTCCAAGAGAGCCGTCACTTGCGGAACACCGATGCCGGCCACCACGCGCGTCGTACAGATCGATCCGGGACCGATGCCAATTTTCACTCCGTCCACTCCTGCTTTGATGAGATCTTTGACTGCTTCCGCTGTCGCCACATTGCCCGCTACGACATCAATTTTTTGCGTCAGCTTATTTTTTTTCAATTTTTTGACCGCTTCAAGCACGCCCTTGGAATGTCCATGCGCCGTGTCCACCACAAGCACATCCACCCCTGCCGCAACCAAAGCTTCTGCGCGTTCCAAAAGATCCGCGCCGACACCGACCGCCGCGCCGACATAGAGACGCTTTTTAGCATCTTTGTTGGAAAAAGGAAAAGACTCGTTTTTCTCCAAGTCTTTTCTGGTCACGATCGATTTCAAAATTCCATTTTTGTCCACCACGCACAGCACGACTAATTTTTCCTTGCGGATCACCTCATTGGCTTTAGCTAAATTTGCCCCTTCAAGCATAGTCACTAGCTCTGCTACCGGCTTCATGATGTCTTTGACTTTTTTGCCTTTGTCTTGAGGCCAGAAATAATAAAGCTCAGTCACGATACCAAGCAGCTTTCCTTGATCATCAACCACCGGGATTTTCTTGTAGCCTTTTTCCTCACGGATCCGATAGACCTCATCAACAGTATCTTCCAAGGAAAGCGTCACTGGATCAATCACGAAACCGTTCTGGTAACGCTTGACCAGACGCACCTCCTCTGCCTGCTCGACTACTGAGAGATTTTTATGGATGATCCCAATTCCACCCTGAAGCGCTATCGCAATCGCCATCTTATGTTCCGTCACGGTGTCCATCGGAGCACTGACGATCGGAGCTTTCAAGGGAATATTACGCGAAAAACGGCTGCCCAGCTCCGTCTCCGAAGGCAAAATTTCCGAATACTGCGGAACTAATAAAACATCATCGTACGTCAACGCTTCTTGCAT
Coding sequences within:
- the guaB gene encoding IMP dehydrogenase encodes the protein MQEALTYDDVLLVPQYSEILPSETELGSRFSRNIPLKAPIVSAPMDTVTEHKMAIAIALQGGIGIIHKNLSVVEQAEEVRLVKRYQNGFVIDPVTLSLEDTVDEVYRIREEKGYKKIPVVDDQGKLLGIVTELYYFWPQDKGKKVKDIMKPVAELVTMLEGANLAKANEVIRKEKLVVLCVVDKNGILKSIVTRKDLEKNESFPFSNKDAKKRLYVGAAVGVGADLLERAEALVAAGVDVLVVDTAHGHSKGVLEAVKKLKKNKLTQKIDVVAGNVATAEAVKDLIKAGVDGVKIGIGPGSICTTRVVAGIGVPQVTALLEAIRGRGKNVNIPIIADGGIKYSGDITKALALGASSVMLGGLLAGAEESPGETEFFDGLMYKTYRGMGSLGAMLRGSKDRYGQGNVKEVGKFVPEGIEGRTIYRGPLEKITYQLTGGLRSGMGYLGAKTLAELVKKAQFVRITNAGFKESHPHTVTITKDAPNYFKG
- a CDS encoding glycoside hydrolase family 28 protein, whose translation is MKKKTFILFLGLTTLCIFVGVFPWQKVLRKETAIPLSFPQEPPFEMPNFSDLNIPEKECPITDFGAKNDGATLNTRAFNDAVIECANAGGGHVIVPAGKWLTGAIHLKSNIDLHLEKEAEILFSKDPKDYLPVVFTRFEGIELLNYSPFIYAKDCENISISGTGTLDGQGKEWLKWKDIQKGDAQRLYKMADDNVPVEERIFAQKGDALRPFFVEFVNCKNIRLLDFTLKNSPMWSVHPLYSENVLIRGIQIITDGHNNDGIVIDSSKYVLVDNTYLETGDDSISIKSGVDKDGWRVNRPSENIVIQNSRMKNGHSSITIGSEMSGGVKNIYIKDCSFEDSGQGVRVKSLPGRGGYVENIWAGGIQMNNIESAALQFDMNYDSSTNKPSTSALPRIDNIYIDQINVIGNSPKYLVKIDGLPEQPIENVTIANVTAKSEKGIVIGNARQIDLVNIAFSAKKKPYFQFTNVTELTLANATCKKSDSSCVEMK